The Ferviditalea candida genome window below encodes:
- a CDS encoding tyrosine-type recombinase/integrase has protein sequence MEINNSRRKNQLDSTTLILFMKYRPTFDDLLYAFLLDCKHRNLSRRTIEYFEYCLQHMNKSFLEQNQTFDPLTASLHDIQTYFVAAMMDKGLAPHTINGRLKSCKAFFSFLRKHDYVQINVAEQLTLVKARKDTIHTFTNEQILQLLRIPHQKTFTGLRDYTIMIILLETGIRIGELLAMTLKDVHLKERELRIASGKGTKARNVPFQKTCAKVLQSNIDERGAAKTETLFISLENEPLHIRTIQDRITNYGKMARIAGVRVSPHTFRHTMAKMYSRNGGDPFSLQQILDHSSLEMVYTYVRLFSNEVREQRQRYSPVEHMKLEQT, from the coding sequence ATGGAAATAAACAATTCTCGACGGAAAAATCAACTCGATTCCACGACCTTGATACTGTTCATGAAATACCGGCCTACGTTTGATGATTTGCTCTACGCCTTTTTGCTCGACTGCAAGCATCGGAATTTGTCCCGCCGAACCATCGAGTATTTTGAATATTGCCTACAGCATATGAATAAAAGCTTTTTGGAGCAAAATCAAACTTTTGATCCCCTCACCGCATCTTTACACGATATACAAACGTATTTTGTCGCGGCAATGATGGACAAGGGGCTGGCTCCGCACACCATCAACGGGCGTTTGAAAAGCTGCAAAGCCTTTTTCTCCTTTCTGCGCAAGCACGATTATGTACAGATTAACGTAGCGGAACAACTGACTTTAGTCAAAGCGCGGAAAGATACCATTCATACGTTTACAAACGAACAAATCCTGCAATTACTGCGCATACCGCATCAAAAAACATTTACCGGCTTGCGCGATTACACGATTATGATCATTCTTTTGGAGACCGGCATTCGGATTGGGGAGCTTCTTGCCATGACGTTGAAGGATGTCCATCTCAAGGAAAGGGAATTGCGAATTGCTTCTGGGAAAGGCACCAAAGCGAGGAATGTACCTTTTCAAAAAACATGCGCCAAAGTGCTTCAATCAAACATAGACGAGCGTGGTGCTGCTAAGACTGAAACTTTATTTATCTCGCTTGAAAATGAGCCGCTGCACATACGCACCATACAGGATCGGATCACCAACTACGGAAAAATGGCTCGAATCGCCGGCGTTCGCGTATCGCCCCATACCTTTCGCCATACCATGGCAAAAATGTACAGCCGAAACGGCGGCGACCCGTTTTCGCTCCAACAAATACTGGACCACTCATCGCTCGAAATGGTGTATACTTACGTCAGGCTCTTTAGCAACGAAGTTAGGGAGCAGCGCCAGCGTTACAGTCCGGTGGAGCACATGAAGCTCGAACAAACTTAG
- a CDS encoding tyrosine-type recombinase/integrase: protein MDTGIRLAELSHLQLDDVLLAEQSIHITRSKGSKSRYVPICSTCLNSVIRWRGCF from the coding sequence TTGGATACCGGCATTCGTCTTGCAGAGCTAAGCCATCTCCAGCTTGACGACGTTCTGCTGGCCGAACAGTCCATTCACATTACCCGGAGCAAAGGCAGCAAATCCCGTTACGTCCCGATCTGTTCTACTTGCCTAAATTCCGTCATACGATGGCGCGGATGTTTTTGA
- a CDS encoding type II toxin-antitoxin system PemK/MazF family toxin, protein MAFKQGTVVLIPFPFSDLTGLKQRPALVMSSEESQQETRQVICMMITSTVATLSTDYSLTSWQQSGLLKPSVVKVNRVFTINSELVKRAMGELPGHDVEQIKLRLFQILGFQKEKD, encoded by the coding sequence ATGGCATTTAAACAAGGCACAGTGGTTCTGATTCCATTTCCATTCTCGGATTTAACCGGATTGAAGCAGCGCCCGGCGCTTGTTATGTCTTCAGAGGAGAGTCAGCAGGAAACCCGTCAGGTTATCTGCATGATGATTACTTCGACAGTAGCTACGCTCTCCACTGATTATAGTTTGACGTCATGGCAGCAAAGCGGGTTGCTGAAGCCTTCAGTCGTTAAAGTAAACCGGGTATTTACGATTAATTCTGAATTGGTCAAGCGAGCAATGGGGGAGCTGCCGGGTCATGATGTCGAGCAGATAAAATTGCGATTGTTTCAAATTCTTGGTTTCCAAAAAGAGAAAGACTGA